One region of Permianibacter fluminis genomic DNA includes:
- a CDS encoding type II secretion system F family protein — protein sequence MPMYYYKGRNSSGELIEGRSESGTADMLASRLMADGIMPTSIEEQLAAVPKSKRPLQLFSRKKASLPDLIMFSRQMYSLTKAGVPIIRAISGLAETSPSAELKSALTAVVDDLTSGIELAAAMGRQGHVFSALYVSMIHVGENTGRLDLAFEQLGRYLELELDTQQRIKQALRYPTIVMIAMAIAITVINLFVVPAFASLFASFRAELPLPTRILIFTSNFFVHYWPHLLVLIIGSVIFFFRWRESEPGKLAWDGFKLKIPIIGTIIYRALLSRFARSFAMCQRSGVPISTSLAVVANAVDNAKVAVLVKKMREGVERGENISRTAHNTGMFSPLVLQMLVVGEETGQLDKLLDEVADFYEREVDYDLKRLAQNIEPILIVAMGAMVLVLALGIFMPMWKLAAVAGGH from the coding sequence ATGCCGATGTATTACTACAAAGGCCGCAACAGCAGCGGCGAATTGATCGAAGGCCGCAGCGAGTCCGGGACGGCTGACATGCTGGCCTCACGGCTGATGGCTGATGGCATCATGCCGACCAGCATCGAAGAGCAGCTGGCGGCGGTGCCGAAATCCAAGCGGCCCTTGCAACTGTTTAGCCGCAAGAAAGCCTCGCTGCCGGATCTGATCATGTTCAGCCGGCAGATGTATTCGCTGACCAAGGCCGGCGTGCCGATCATCCGCGCCATTTCCGGCCTCGCCGAAACCAGCCCCAGTGCCGAACTTAAAAGTGCGTTGACTGCCGTGGTCGATGACCTGACCTCCGGTATCGAACTCGCCGCGGCGATGGGCCGTCAGGGCCATGTGTTTTCTGCGCTTTACGTCAGCATGATTCACGTCGGTGAAAACACCGGCCGACTGGATCTGGCATTCGAGCAGCTTGGCCGCTATCTGGAACTCGAGCTGGATACCCAGCAGCGCATCAAGCAGGCGCTGCGTTACCCGACCATCGTCATGATCGCGATGGCGATCGCCATTACCGTGATCAACCTGTTTGTCGTGCCAGCCTTTGCCTCGCTGTTTGCCTCGTTCCGGGCCGAACTGCCGCTGCCAACCCGCATCCTGATTTTCACTTCCAATTTCTTCGTGCATTACTGGCCGCATCTGCTGGTGCTGATTATCGGCAGTGTCATATTTTTCTTCCGCTGGCGCGAATCAGAGCCGGGCAAGTTGGCCTGGGATGGTTTCAAGCTGAAAATTCCGATTATCGGAACGATCATTTACCGGGCGCTGTTGTCACGCTTTGCTCGCTCGTTTGCCATGTGTCAGCGCTCTGGCGTGCCAATATCGACCTCGCTGGCAGTGGTGGCCAATGCGGTCGACAATGCCAAAGTCGCCGTGCTGGTCAAGAAAATGCGGGAAGGCGTCGAGCGCGGCGAGAACATCAGCCGAACGGCGCACAACACCGGCATGTTTTCGCCACTGGTGCTGCAGATGCTGGTGGTCGGCGAAGAAACCGGCCAACTCGACAAGCTGCTTGATGAGGTCGCCGATTTCTACGAACGGGAAGTCGATTACGACCTGAAACGGCTGGCGCAGAACATCGAACCGATCCTGATTGTCGCGATGGGCGCCATGGTGCTGGTATTGGCGCTCGGCATTTTCATGCCGATGTGGAAACTGGCAGCAGTCGCCGGCGGCCATTGA
- a CDS encoding type IV pilus modification PilV family protein: MPVEPRGRLGKTSTGFSLIELIVTIVVTAIALTALGVGLLTASRNSADPIVSMRAATLAQAYLDEILSKRFDENNASGGVTRCGETGQPACTVTLGAEAGETRANYDDVDDYHGLNESPPINALGTAQSNYDGFRVQISVGYAGSDFNAGFGLLQPALKKITVTVTAPIGGSFVFAAYRGNF; the protein is encoded by the coding sequence ATGCCTGTTGAACCGCGCGGCCGGCTTGGCAAAACGTCGACCGGCTTCAGTCTGATCGAATTGATCGTCACGATCGTGGTCACCGCTATTGCCCTGACCGCGCTCGGTGTTGGTTTGTTGACCGCCAGCCGCAACAGCGCCGACCCCATTGTCAGCATGCGCGCCGCAACATTGGCGCAAGCCTATCTGGATGAAATTCTCAGCAAGCGCTTTGACGAAAACAATGCCTCGGGCGGCGTCACCCGCTGCGGTGAAACCGGCCAGCCTGCCTGCACCGTCACACTCGGTGCCGAAGCCGGCGAAACCCGCGCCAACTATGATGATGTCGATGATTATCACGGCCTGAATGAGTCGCCGCCCATCAATGCGCTCGGTACCGCGCAAAGCAATTACGACGGCTTCCGGGTGCAAATCAGCGTCGGCTACGCTGGTAGCGATTTCAACGCCGGTTTCGGCCTGCTGCAACCGGCGCTGAAAAAAATCACGGTGACAGTGACCGCGCCGATCGGTGGCAGCTTTGTCTTTGCCGCGTACCGGGGCAACTTCTGA
- a CDS encoding type II secretion system protein, translating to MSKHRGTGQQQTKRQSKRALKPQSGFSLLEFALVVMILAAVVYAILPSIGGSLKFAHETVVRQTAVAFRDSLTLVAAKHQLIAHTANRTVHTGHLAQFIDVAGFGNGSLDLNEQGYPIGSDWQAAEQRPLQTRDCLSLWYGLLGGLPPSAAIVGEADFRVQTLFDAQRGLGCSYRYLRAGEMTIRYFPDTGEVNADVQF from the coding sequence ATGAGCAAACACCGCGGCACGGGGCAGCAGCAAACGAAACGCCAATCGAAGCGCGCGTTGAAACCCCAGTCGGGATTTTCACTGCTGGAGTTTGCCTTGGTAGTCATGATTTTGGCTGCGGTGGTGTACGCGATTTTGCCGAGCATTGGTGGCAGTTTGAAATTCGCCCATGAAACCGTGGTCCGGCAAACGGCCGTTGCATTTCGCGACAGCCTGACACTGGTCGCGGCCAAGCATCAGTTGATTGCGCATACCGCCAACCGCACTGTGCACACGGGCCATCTGGCGCAATTCATTGATGTCGCTGGCTTCGGCAATGGCAGCCTGGATTTGAACGAACAGGGTTATCCGATTGGCAGCGACTGGCAGGCCGCCGAACAACGGCCGCTGCAAACCCGCGACTGCCTGTCGCTGTGGTACGGCCTGCTCGGTGGTCTGCCGCCGTCAGCGGCCATTGTTGGCGAGGCCGATTTTCGGGTGCAAACCCTGTTTGATGCGCAGCGGGGTCTGGGCTGCAGCTATCGCTACCTGCGCGCCGGCGAGATGACGATTCGCTACTTTCCGGACACCGGCGAGGTCAATGCAGACGTCCAGTTCTGA
- a CDS encoding ExeA family protein has translation MYLQHFGLRELPFTLTPNTQFFCDLPGHREALNVLLVALAGGEGFIKITGEVGSGKTLLCRLLLNSLHGKQPYAYVANANLEPPALQRALASELGLPDTLATAELPRAIERQLLALARAGHPVVLIIDEAQALPDSSLESLRLFTNLETERGKLLQVVLFGQPELDTRLARPQLRQLRQRIAFSYCLPRLSLRQSNRYLQHRLDHAGWQHGRGFSRPAQAALHFFAVGTPRVLNLLSHKCLMLAYAGQRYRLRLRDVLHAASDTEATRPLQRALRQCLLLAAGLLSAGLALAFWTQP, from the coding sequence ATGTATCTGCAACATTTCGGCCTGCGCGAACTGCCGTTCACGCTGACTCCGAATACGCAATTCTTTTGCGATTTGCCCGGCCACCGCGAAGCGCTCAATGTACTGCTGGTGGCACTAGCCGGCGGTGAAGGTTTTATCAAGATCACCGGTGAAGTGGGCAGTGGCAAAACCTTGCTGTGCCGGCTGCTGCTCAATTCGCTGCACGGCAAACAGCCGTATGCCTATGTCGCCAACGCCAATCTGGAACCGCCGGCCTTGCAGCGCGCGCTGGCCAGCGAACTGGGCTTGCCGGACACGCTGGCAACCGCCGAATTGCCTCGCGCCATCGAACGGCAATTGCTGGCGTTGGCGCGCGCGGGCCATCCGGTGGTGCTGATCATCGATGAAGCCCAGGCGCTGCCCGACAGCAGCCTGGAAAGCCTGCGGCTGTTTACCAATCTGGAAACCGAACGCGGCAAACTTTTGCAGGTTGTGCTGTTTGGTCAACCCGAACTCGATACCCGACTGGCGCGGCCACAGCTGCGGCAATTGCGCCAGCGCATTGCGTTTTCCTATTGCTTGCCACGGCTGAGCTTGCGCCAAAGCAATCGCTATTTGCAGCACCGGCTCGATCATGCCGGCTGGCAACACGGCCGTGGTTTTTCTCGGCCCGCGCAAGCGGCACTGCATTTTTTTGCCGTCGGCACGCCGCGCGTGCTCAATCTGCTCAGCCACAAATGCCTGATGCTGGCTTACGCCGGTCAGCGCTATCGCCTGCGACTGCGCGACGTGCTGCACGCCGCCAGCGACACCGAAGCGACTCGCCCCTTGCAACGCGCGTTACGCCAATGTCTGTTGCTGGCAGCCGGTCTGCTCAGCGCCGGCTTGGCGTTGGCGTTCTGGACCCAGCCATGA
- a CDS encoding PilW family protein, with amino-acid sequence MVTRARGYTLIELVIVIAILGVIGVGLISIYTTSIRQYVEANLRAELSASARFAVERLSRELRNALPNSIRVTSDGDCVEFRPVQLGSTYVDLPLTSASSTVTAAAFTLPAGSWSLSVMPLLTGNGSSSDMYGPSPLATAGIASVGAPDANNMVSITLTAAKQFPRSSPGRRLFIVGAPVSFCVTAANQIRRYTGYASTVVQPTKNDLSGGTLLAENVQVSDVSNTAFRYTSGSLERNAVLSLQLRLSAGTETLRYAHEVLIRNVP; translated from the coding sequence ATGGTCACGCGCGCACGCGGTTACACGTTGATTGAACTGGTGATTGTCATCGCCATACTGGGCGTCATTGGCGTTGGTCTCATTTCCATTTACACCACCAGCATACGCCAGTACGTCGAAGCCAATTTGCGCGCCGAGCTCAGCGCCAGCGCCCGCTTTGCCGTTGAACGTCTGAGCCGGGAACTGCGCAATGCCCTGCCCAACAGCATCCGCGTCACCAGCGATGGCGATTGCGTCGAGTTTCGGCCGGTACAACTCGGCAGCACCTATGTTGATCTGCCACTGACCAGTGCCAGCAGCACCGTTACTGCCGCGGCGTTTACGCTGCCCGCTGGCAGCTGGTCGTTGTCGGTGATGCCTCTGCTGACCGGCAATGGCAGCAGCTCCGACATGTATGGGCCAAGCCCACTCGCGACGGCCGGCATTGCCAGTGTGGGCGCGCCGGATGCCAACAACATGGTCAGCATCACGCTGACGGCGGCCAAACAATTTCCGCGCAGCTCACCGGGCCGGCGCCTTTTCATTGTCGGTGCCCCGGTCAGTTTTTGTGTCACTGCTGCCAACCAGATCCGCCGCTACACCGGCTACGCCAGCACGGTTGTTCAACCAACCAAAAACGATTTGAGTGGCGGCACGCTGCTGGCCGAAAATGTCCAGGTCAGCGATGTCAGCAACACCGCCTTTCGCTATACCAGTGGCTCACTCGAACGCAATGCCGTGCTGAGCCTGCAGCTGCGGCTCAGCGCCGGCACGGAAACCCTGCGTTACGCACACGAGGTGTTGATCCGCAATGTGCCCTGA
- the mshL gene encoding pilus (MSHA type) biogenesis protein MshL: protein MTATRKLSTTGYPATPPRASQLTALTGALLLSSAVLSSAVLLSACQSVPPPAREPGPVNQALKDSSARPAATPPADVVQALLPPAASVPAEPRFDLNVNNVDARQFFMGLVAGTPYNIVVRPDVTGTLSLTVRNVSVPDVMEIARDVYGYEFERRGNLFTVSSAGLQTAIIPVNYLNLSRKGQSQTRVNSGQLADAGSSSGQSGSSGGGNNGSNTSGSQATTIPSTVIETRSEADLWKELQLTLQSLIAGSEGGSVIVNPQASLAIVRALPGDLRNVHRYLSSAETHLQRQVILEAKILEVTLSDGFQAGIDWTNLSQTGGGTQETGQTGQILDIPAQQNPLNGYFTGIFTGGDFEATLQLLRTQGTVQVLSSPRVSTVNNQKAVIKVGTDEFFVTGISTTTTSGTGGATSTPNVTLSPFFSGIALDVTPQIGDSGDITLHVHPSVSEVKDQTKQIDFGSTGQLTLPLALSSIREADSIVRARSGQIIVIGGLMQDKLSQEDAGIPWLSEIPWLGKLFTQQREASAKSELVILLRPLVTSDEIWQQDIDGSRQRVDRYTGEKP, encoded by the coding sequence ATGACTGCTACTCGCAAGCTGTCGACAACGGGCTACCCGGCGACACCGCCGCGCGCCAGCCAGCTGACCGCATTGACCGGCGCGCTCTTACTCAGCAGTGCCGTGCTCAGCAGTGCGGTTCTGCTCAGTGCCTGCCAATCGGTGCCGCCACCGGCACGTGAACCGGGTCCGGTCAATCAGGCCTTGAAAGACAGCAGCGCGCGACCCGCAGCAACACCGCCGGCCGACGTGGTGCAAGCCTTGTTGCCACCGGCAGCCAGTGTGCCGGCGGAACCGCGTTTTGATTTGAACGTCAACAATGTCGACGCCAGACAGTTTTTCATGGGGCTGGTCGCCGGCACGCCATACAACATTGTGGTTCGCCCCGACGTCACCGGAACCTTGAGTCTGACCGTGCGCAATGTCAGCGTTCCGGACGTGATGGAAATTGCCCGCGACGTTTACGGTTACGAATTCGAACGGCGTGGCAATTTGTTCACAGTCAGTTCGGCCGGTTTGCAAACCGCGATCATTCCGGTCAACTACCTGAACCTGAGCCGTAAAGGCCAATCACAAACCCGGGTCAATTCGGGCCAGCTCGCCGACGCCGGCAGCAGTTCCGGCCAGAGCGGTTCCAGCGGTGGCGGCAACAACGGTTCCAACACCAGCGGCTCGCAAGCCACCACGATTCCCAGCACGGTCATTGAAACCCGCTCAGAAGCCGATCTGTGGAAAGAACTGCAATTGACATTGCAAAGCCTGATTGCCGGCAGCGAAGGCGGTTCGGTTATCGTCAATCCGCAGGCAAGCCTTGCCATCGTTCGCGCCTTGCCCGGTGATTTGCGCAACGTGCATCGCTACCTGAGCAGCGCCGAAACGCATCTGCAGCGGCAAGTGATTCTGGAAGCCAAAATTCTCGAAGTGACGCTGAGCGATGGTTTTCAGGCCGGCATCGACTGGACCAATCTGAGCCAGACCGGCGGTGGCACTCAGGAAACCGGCCAGACCGGCCAAATACTCGACATTCCGGCCCAGCAAAATCCGCTTAATGGTTATTTCACTGGCATTTTCACTGGCGGCGATTTTGAAGCGACGTTGCAGTTGTTGCGCACCCAAGGCACGGTGCAGGTGCTGTCGAGTCCGCGCGTATCGACGGTCAATAATCAGAAAGCGGTGATCAAAGTCGGCACTGATGAGTTCTTCGTCACCGGCATTTCAACCACCACCACCTCCGGCACCGGCGGTGCGACCAGCACGCCCAATGTCACGCTGTCGCCGTTCTTCTCCGGCATCGCGCTGGATGTCACCCCGCAGATTGGCGACAGCGGCGATATCACACTGCATGTGCATCCCAGCGTCAGCGAAGTGAAAGACCAAACCAAACAAATCGATTTCGGCAGCACTGGCCAACTGACCCTGCCGCTGGCGCTGTCCAGCATCCGCGAAGCCGACAGCATTGTCCGCGCCCGCAGCGGTCAAATCATCGTCATTGGCGGCCTGATGCAGGACAAACTGAGTCAGGAAGACGCCGGCATTCCGTGGCTGTCGGAAATTCCCTGGCTCGGCAAATTGTTCACCCAGCAGCGCGAAGCCAGCGCCAAAAGTGAACTTGTCATTCTGCTGCGACCGCTGGTCACCAGCGATGAAATCTGGCAGCAGGATATCGACGGCAGCCGGCAGCGAGTCGATCGCTACACCGGCGAGAAGCCGTAA
- a CDS encoding prepilin-type N-terminal cleavage/methylation domain-containing protein — MKFTGKQQLTNNQQFTNRQQGFTLIELIVVLVILGILAATAAPLFVNLKGDANKAVLQGVDASMRSAATMVYAKAAIAGQLGATGDIDLDLNNDGDTGDAGEAGFDVVYGYPTTANITSLLTLNPASDFTVNAGTGTIQLTKATTPASCQLVYASAAGPGAAPVITQTTTGC; from the coding sequence ATGAAATTTACAGGTAAGCAGCAGCTCACCAATAATCAGCAGTTCACCAATAGACAACAGGGCTTCACCTTGATCGAACTAATCGTCGTGCTGGTGATCCTAGGCATTTTGGCCGCCACCGCCGCACCGCTGTTCGTCAATCTGAAAGGCGATGCCAACAAGGCCGTGCTGCAGGGCGTTGATGCCTCAATGCGCAGTGCGGCAACCATGGTCTATGCCAAGGCCGCCATTGCCGGCCAGCTCGGCGCAACCGGCGACATCGATCTGGATTTGAACAATGATGGTGATACCGGTGATGCCGGCGAGGCCGGTTTTGATGTGGTGTACGGCTACCCGACCACTGCCAATATCACCAGCCTGCTGACCTTGAATCCGGCATCGGATTTCACCGTGAATGCCGGTACCGGCACCATCCAGCTGACCAAGGCAACGACACCGGCCAGCTGCCAACTGGTGTATGCCTCTGCCGCCGGTCCGGGTGCCGCACCGGTGATTACCCAAACCACCACCGGTTGCTAA
- a CDS encoding type II secretion system protein: protein MLELVIVMILLGILAVTVLPRLPRSSDVAARAARDEVLAALRYAQQLAMSDATRAIRFVPTSNSYSITADGVNLSLPEGGGNYPRALPSDVSLSPTTTLTYDGLGNASATTFVLTASDSWQVCVEASGYAHAC, encoded by the coding sequence ATGTTGGAGCTGGTGATTGTCATGATCCTGCTCGGCATTCTGGCGGTGACCGTGTTGCCGCGCTTGCCCCGCAGCAGCGATGTGGCCGCCCGCGCCGCGCGCGACGAGGTGTTGGCGGCGCTGCGCTATGCCCAGCAGCTGGCCATGTCCGACGCCACCCGCGCCATCCGTTTTGTGCCGACCAGCAACAGTTACAGCATCACTGCGGATGGCGTTAATTTGTCGCTGCCGGAAGGCGGTGGCAACTACCCACGCGCACTGCCCAGTGATGTCAGCTTGAGCCCGACCACAACCCTGACCTACGACGGGCTTGGCAACGCCAGTGCCACCACGTTTGTGCTGACGGCCAGCGACAGCTGGCAAGTCTGTGTCGAAGCCAGTGGATACGCCCATGCCTGTTGA
- a CDS encoding GspE/PulE family protein: protein MKRTKIRLGDLLVENGVITAEQLQAALKQQAGTGQRLGTTLVDMQVVDETQLLKFLAQQIQIPFIELGRHKLNESLAHKLTEVQARRYRALIIEEGSGHYLAVMSDPTDLTRIDEMQSLLDKPLRIGVTRESELMRAIDIVYRHTEQIESLAQELGETSGDQFDLARLGDSVDVSEAPVARLLQSIFEDAVKYGASDVHLEPEEGSLRIRLRVDGVLQEQVVREARIAPAVVLRLKLMSNLDISEKRRPQDGRFNMSVQGRSIDVRLATLPVAHGESVVMRLLDQGGGQLRIDQIGMPPAQAEELRKLLRWPHGILLVTGPTGSGKSTTLYAALNELNKPDVKIITVEDPVEYRLPRINQVQVNTKIELTFAAVLRTVLRADPDIVMIGEMRDQETATIGLRAALTGHLVLSTLHTNDAIQSALRLTDMGAEPYLVASTLRGIIAQRLIRKLCSHCAQVSELTPQQKSWLHQQGQTELSGFKTARGCNHCNQTGYRGRLGVFELLVINDELAEALRRQDQNAFVNAAKRAPGYRPLGLAALDYARDGLTSLDEVTRVSEVALLDD from the coding sequence ATGAAGCGCACGAAAATCCGACTGGGCGATTTGCTGGTCGAGAATGGCGTCATCACGGCCGAACAGTTGCAGGCGGCGCTGAAACAACAAGCAGGCACCGGCCAGCGGCTGGGCACCACCTTGGTCGACATGCAGGTGGTTGACGAAACCCAACTGCTGAAATTCCTGGCCCAGCAAATCCAGATTCCGTTTATCGAACTGGGCCGGCACAAACTCAACGAAAGCCTCGCCCACAAGCTGACCGAAGTGCAGGCGCGCCGTTACCGGGCGCTGATCATCGAGGAAGGCAGCGGCCACTATCTCGCGGTGATGTCGGACCCGACCGATCTGACCCGCATCGACGAAATGCAATCGCTGCTCGACAAGCCGCTGCGCATCGGCGTCACCCGCGAAAGCGAGTTGATGCGGGCCATTGATATTGTGTATCGGCACACCGAGCAGATTGAAAGTCTGGCGCAGGAGCTGGGCGAAACCAGCGGCGATCAATTCGATCTGGCCCGGCTCGGCGACAGCGTTGATGTCTCGGAAGCGCCAGTCGCCCGCCTGCTGCAAAGCATTTTCGAAGATGCCGTCAAATACGGCGCATCCGACGTGCATCTGGAGCCGGAAGAAGGCAGCCTGCGGATTCGGCTGCGGGTCGACGGCGTTTTGCAGGAACAAGTGGTGCGGGAAGCACGCATCGCACCGGCGGTGGTGCTGCGGCTGAAGCTGATGTCCAATCTCGACATCTCGGAAAAGCGGCGGCCGCAGGATGGCCGCTTCAACATGAGCGTGCAAGGCCGCAGCATCGATGTCCGCTTGGCAACCTTGCCGGTGGCGCACGGCGAATCGGTGGTGATGCGGCTGCTGGACCAAGGTGGCGGCCAGCTGCGCATTGATCAAATCGGCATGCCGCCGGCGCAAGCCGAAGAATTGCGCAAGCTGCTGCGCTGGCCCCATGGCATTTTGCTGGTCACCGGCCCGACCGGCTCCGGCAAATCAACCACGCTGTATGCCGCGCTGAATGAACTGAACAAGCCGGATGTAAAAATCATCACGGTCGAAGATCCGGTCGAATACCGGTTGCCGCGCATCAATCAGGTTCAGGTCAATACCAAAATCGAGCTGACCTTTGCCGCGGTGCTGCGGACGGTGCTGCGTGCCGATCCGGACATTGTGATGATCGGCGAAATGCGCGATCAGGAAACCGCCACCATCGGTTTGCGGGCAGCGCTGACCGGCCACCTGGTGCTGTCGACATTGCACACCAACGACGCCATCCAGAGCGCGCTGCGGCTGACCGACATGGGCGCCGAACCGTATCTGGTCGCCAGTACGCTGCGCGGCATCATCGCCCAGCGCTTGATTCGCAAACTCTGCTCGCATTGCGCGCAAGTCAGCGAGCTCACGCCGCAACAAAAAAGCTGGCTGCACCAGCAAGGCCAGACCGAATTGAGCGGTTTCAAAACCGCGCGCGGCTGCAATCACTGCAACCAGACCGGCTATCGCGGCCGGCTCGGCGTATTCGAACTGCTGGTGATCAACGACGAGCTGGCCGAAGCCTTGCGCCGCCAGGATCAGAATGCCTTCGTCAACGCGGCCAAGCGCGCGCCGGGCTACCGTCCGCTCGGGCTTGCTGCACTCGATTACGCACGCGACGGCCTGACCTCACTGGACGAAGTGACCCGGGTCAGCGAAGTGGCATTGCTGGATGACTGA